A portion of the Toxoplasma gondii ME49 chromosome VIIb, whole genome shotgun sequence genome contains these proteins:
- a CDS encoding hypothetical protein (encoded by transcript TGME49_259140) — translation MDSEPEGEARTSVPPTDSYKERETLLRSATWSSLFLSQVLRLTALREKQRAQSSRKSPDARAVAAHAAAEGVFLACGRRRSWEATGRDKEEDAPETQRYPGRSEPAEERETEPTCSAQERRPRERERKEKNACEGGGGEEGEGGSEKGEWERWSGESENSRKASKEALHDFEITGGVPLLEQSLRFDCEELCHLLNRATFSRYEDSSVSSRPSSTPCVTLPPVSLHPVEQSAAFSFSPCRVAGDSSSSSCSSLASSPRAEAWPSVVASSLSPSRLCDCSPAQRTASRDSSAVRPSSPSCSSSLCLPHSSFSEPTAADCEDVSISIASSAPPLSIYEVCAGALFLPSFLSEFEQLLLARECLSVYSRPPHVCNVCSLFTAKEARKGGASVLASAIHVDQEAKKTACPDSRGRDALSEERRNADSATRPPVETPACKHFEGDLCRETPSLFVKKQLHWVTLGRHYDWSRRSYEDAESAKSAKSGNSRPPSSSGSPRSSSSLASALSGSGAALKVLTGEENNAQRSEEQGGEVGQARVSRSSSPSHTASVFASCSASSLELCTSSRPCSSSTSASSALSGVCLKGESERKTHRGSMEASRPSGETSSVKTAEAGEAEEKGENGQRQTDKKRESEAEGARKEARREAGRAGLPLALEKLCDDILQFTEPFLQGPKEGRRPRMNAAILNVYRKGDRLRGHRDDAERAEAPLISISLGQPAIFLLGGDSRRVAPKALVLRSGDVLVLSGAARWAVHGVPKLLYYTPVVSSPAPRRKRKPRGPPAPPAAVKSHSARDPTNREEWRSLPGKKTWPDERSVASAVRDLLAEAGLTQVTELHAEGSLRLLKSENRRERLHASATSHWVDFLESWQQHRHADSRVSGRELSMSRGECASNTDPRAATFEPVWTKSVADVDAWLGELRLNLSCRYDNNA, via the exons ATGGACAGCGAGCCTGAAGGAGAGGCGCGTACCTCTGTCCCTCCCACTGATTCTTacaaagaacgagagactCTTCTCCGGTCAGCTACTTGgagttctcttttcctttctcagGTACTGCGATTGACAGCcttgagagagaagcagcgagccCAATCCTCCCGCAAGTCTCCAGATGCTCGAGCTgtcgctgcgcatgcagccgccgaaggcgttttcctcgcctgcGGCAGACGACGCTCTTGGGAGGCGACTGGACGCGACAAGGAAGAGGATGCACCTGAAACGCAGAGGTACCCAGGCCGCTCTGAACCggcagaggaacgcgagacagagccCACATGCTCCGCTCAGGAAAGGCGTCCGcgcgaacgagaaaggaaggagaaaaacgcgtgtGAAGGTGgcgggggagaggaaggcgagggcggaagcgagaaaggtGAATGGGAGCGTTGGTCTGGAGAGTCTGAAAACTCAAGAAAGGCCTCAAAAGAGGCGCTACACGATTTTGAAATCACTGGAGGCGTTCCTCTACTGGAACAAAGCCTCCGGTTCGACTGTGAGGAGCTCTGTCACCTCTTGAATCGAGCGACGTTTTCTCGGTATGAAGACTCTTCCGTCTCGTCACGTCCTTCCTCAACTCCGTGTGTGACTCTCCCGCCGGTGTCTCTACACCCTGTCGAGCAGTCTGctgctttttccttttctccttgtcgCGTCGCGGGcgactcttcgtcttcgtcctgtTCGTCGCTtgcgtcgtctcctcgcgcggAGGCTTGGCCTTCTGTTGTCGCTTCAtcgctttcgccttctcgcctctgcgaTTGCTCCCCGGCGCAGCGTACCGCGTCCAGAGACAGCTCAGCTGTCCGtccgtcttcgccgtcttgttcgtcctctctttgtttGCCGCACTCTTCATTCAGTGAGCCAACGGCGGCTGACTGTGAGGATGTCTCGATCTCAATCGCGAGTTCtgctccgcctctctcgatCTACGAAGTCTGTGCAGGGGCCTTGTTTCtcccctccttcctctcagaGTTCGAGCAGCTTCTCCTTGCCCGtgagtgtctctccgtctacTCGCGACCGCCACATGTGTGCAATGTCTGCAGTTTGTTTACTGcaaaagaggcgagaaaaggcggTGCTTCTGTCCTCGCGTCTGCGATACACGTAGaccaggaagcgaagaagacagcatGCCCAGACAGCCGAGGACGAGATGCTCTCtcggaggagaggcgaaacgcaGACTCTGCGACGAGACCTCCTGTTGAGacgcctgcatgcaaacactTTGAGGGAgatctctgcagagagacgccctCGCTCTTTGTGAAGAAACAGCTTCACTGGGTGACCCTCGGCCGACACTACGACTGGTCTCGCCGGTCGtacgaagacgcagaaagcgcGAAAAGCGCGAAAAGTGGAAATTCTCGAcccccttcgtcttcggggtcgcctcgctcttcttcttcgctagCGTCTGCTCTCAGTGGCAGTGGAGCAGCGCTGAAGGTCTTAACCGGGGAGGAAAACAACGCGCAACGCTCCGAGGAACAGGGCGGCGAGGTCGGTCAAGCCAGagtctcgcgttcttcttctccctcgcacACCGCGTCAGTCTTTGCTTCTtgttcggcttcttcgctggaGTTGTGCACCAGCTCTCGTCCGTGCTCTTCGTCGAcctccgcgtcttctgctctcaGTGGCGTCTGTCTcaaaggcgagagcgaaaggaAGACACACCGTGGAAGCATGGAAGCGAGCAGACCAAGTGGGGAGACTTCGAGTGTCAAGACGGCcgaggcaggagaagcagaagaaaaaggagaaaacggacaGAGGCAAACGGACAAGAAGCGTGAGAGTGAAGCTGAAGGCGCCAGGAAGGaggcaagaagagaggccgGTCGAGCCGGACTTCCATTGGCTCTCGAGAAACTGTGCGACGACATTCTCCAGTTCACAGAGCCTTTTCTTCAAGGTCcaaaagaggggagaagaccCAGAATGAAT GCCGCCATCTTGAATGTTTATCGGAAAGGCGACCGCCTGCGAGGTCACAGGGACGACGCTGAGAGAGCTGAAGCGCCTCTTATCTCCATAAG CCTCGGGCAACCGGCAATCTTCCTTCTCGGTGGCGACTCTCGACG AGTTGCGCCTAAagctctcgttcttcgctctGGAGACGTCCTAGTCCTCTCTGGAGCTGCTCGCTGGGCTGTCCATG GTGTCCCGAAGCTACTCTACTATACCCCAGTGGTTAGTTCGCCCGCTCCTCGGCGAAAGCGAAAGCCGAGAGGTCCGCCGGCGCCACCTGCCGCCGTGAAATCACACAGCGCAAGGGATCCGACAAACCGTGAAGAATGGCGAAGTCTCCCTGGAAAGAAAACATGGCCGGACGAAAGAAGTGTGGCATCCGCCGTCAGAGATCTGTTGGCAGAAGCCGGGCTGACACAGGTGACGGAGCTGCACGCCGAAGGTAGCCTGAGGCTTCTGAAATCCGAAAATCGTAGAGAGAGGCTGCATGCCTCTGCGACTTCCCACTGGGTGGATTTTCTTGAGTCTTGGCAGCAGCACAGGCATGCAGATTCTCGCGTGTCTGGGAGAGAATTAAGCATGTCTAGAGGAGAATGCGCTTCCAACACAGACCCCAGAGCCGCTACGTTTGAACCGGTGTGGACAAAGTCTGTCGCTGATGTGGACGCGTGGCTCGGAGAGCTGCGTTTGAATCTGAGTTGTCGGTACGATAACAATGCCTAG